The following proteins are encoded in a genomic region of Stutzerimonas stutzeri:
- a CDS encoding REP-associated tyrosine transposase, which produces MSHYHRARVPGATYFFTVNLLNRRSDLLVRHVDLLRETVRATRSRHPFHIDAWVVLPDHMHCVWTLPAGDADFALRWKIIKFAFARRLPRTEVLTATQRARGERGIWQRRYWEHLIQDERDYRHHIDYVHVNPLKHGLVERVIDWPYSSFHRAVSAGVYPRGWCGGEAGRDL; this is translated from the coding sequence ATGTCCCACTACCACCGCGCCCGCGTGCCGGGCGCTACGTATTTCTTTACGGTCAACCTGCTCAACCGCCGCAGCGACCTGCTGGTCCGGCATGTCGACCTGCTCCGCGAAACGGTGCGTGCCACTCGCTCGCGCCATCCTTTCCATATCGACGCCTGGGTCGTGCTGCCCGACCATATGCATTGCGTGTGGACGCTCCCGGCAGGCGATGCCGATTTTGCCCTCCGCTGGAAGATCATCAAGTTCGCCTTCGCCCGGCGTCTGCCGAGAACCGAGGTCCTGACCGCGACCCAACGCGCCCGCGGCGAGCGTGGCATCTGGCAGCGGCGCTACTGGGAACATCTGATTCAGGATGAACGGGACTACCGGCATCACATCGACTACGTGCATGTGAATCCGCTCAAGCACGGGCTGGTGGAGCGGGTCATCGACTGGCCGTATTCAAGCTTTCACCGGGCGGTAAGCGCTGGCGTCTATCCGCGTGGCTGGTGCGGGGGCGAAGCTGGTCGGGACTTGTAG
- a CDS encoding DMT family transporter, which produces MNDQARGLLLVTSGVVVLSFDGLLVRLAQADGWSIVFWRGLLMFLALGAFSLTARSRASLRAQPLISGLSALLLALISIFFVLAIIHTTVANVVVVLATSPLFAALFTRFFLREQVALHTWLAIVVAALGIVVVFAGAFNPTDLAGNGYALLSAAAVGANLTLLRRHPAIERMPLIALGGLAAAVIAWPQAEPFGLDATSYWALAIMGLVQMPLATLLINNATRYLPSAEVALFYLLETVLGTLWVWYFLQETPASATLYGGALVIATLVVHASLTLRPRAALPA; this is translated from the coding sequence ATGAACGATCAAGCGCGCGGTTTGTTGCTCGTCACGAGCGGCGTCGTCGTACTCAGCTTCGATGGCCTGTTGGTGCGCCTGGCGCAGGCGGATGGCTGGAGCATCGTGTTCTGGCGGGGCCTGTTGATGTTTCTGGCGCTGGGTGCGTTTTCGCTGACTGCCAGGAGCCGTGCCAGCCTCCGGGCGCAACCGTTGATCAGCGGCCTTTCGGCCTTGCTGCTGGCGTTGATCTCGATCTTCTTCGTGCTGGCAATCATCCATACCACGGTCGCCAATGTGGTGGTCGTGCTTGCCACGTCGCCACTGTTCGCCGCCCTGTTCACGCGGTTTTTCCTCCGCGAGCAGGTGGCGTTGCACACCTGGCTGGCGATCGTTGTGGCGGCGCTGGGGATCGTGGTGGTGTTCGCCGGGGCATTCAACCCGACCGATCTGGCCGGCAATGGCTATGCGCTGTTGTCCGCGGCGGCGGTGGGCGCGAACCTCACGCTGCTACGCCGCCATCCCGCCATCGAGCGGATGCCGCTCATTGCCCTCGGCGGGCTGGCCGCCGCGGTGATCGCCTGGCCCCAAGCCGAGCCGTTCGGCCTGGACGCCACCAGCTACTGGGCCCTGGCGATCATGGGCCTGGTCCAGATGCCGCTGGCCACGCTGTTGATCAATAACGCGACCCGCTACCTGCCCTCCGCCGAAGTGGCGCTCTTCTATCTGCTGGAAACGGTGCTGGGTACGCTGTGGGTCTGGTATTTCCTGCAGGAGACGCCCGCCAGCGCCACGCTCTACGGCGGCGCGTTGGTCATCGCAACACTGGTGGTGCATGCCAGCCTGACCTTGCGCCCACGCGCCGCGCTACCGGCCTGA
- a CDS encoding BCCT family transporter, translated as MADTSGSPAAGGNLIDTDYQIGQDNLVTNIGPFEVDIHNPVFAISGLMTIVFVIFTLAFPEFATGLFTDAMNWVTVRFDWLFILASNIFLVFAVALAFSPYGKVRLGGPDAKPDFSLLAWLCMLFAAGMGIGLLFWSVGEPMTHFVSSVAQDAGSPDSWAPLGGLPGDVEGSARLGLAATLYHWGLQAWAIYAVVGLALALFAFNKGLPLAIRSTFYPIFKERVWGWVGHTIDILAVLATLFGLATSLGLGAEQINAGLFFLYGIPVSDTTKLVLITVITGIATVSVLRGLEGGVKKASEINMIMAFALLIAVCVFGPTGAIVERVADSVVSYFAYLPALSQPFAREDANYAQGWSSFYWAWWVSWSPFVGMFIARVSRGRTVREFMICVLIVPSAVCILWMSIFSGVAFDQYINDGYRAVADAALEVKLFAMFDVLPFTQAMSLLGIVLVAVFFITSSDSGSLVIDTITSGGKDDGPIPQRVFWCVFEGLVAIALLLGGGLKALQSMVVTTGFPFSFVLLLMCVSIVIGLKNELAVPRRT; from the coding sequence ATGGCCGACACCAGCGGAAGTCCGGCGGCGGGCGGAAATTTAATCGATACCGACTATCAGATCGGCCAGGACAATCTGGTCACCAACATCGGCCCTTTCGAGGTCGACATTCACAACCCTGTTTTTGCGATCTCCGGTCTGATGACGATTGTGTTCGTCATCTTCACGCTCGCATTTCCCGAGTTCGCAACCGGCCTCTTCACCGATGCGATGAACTGGGTGACAGTCCGCTTCGACTGGCTTTTCATCCTGGCCTCCAACATCTTCCTGGTGTTCGCCGTTGCTCTGGCGTTCTCGCCCTACGGCAAGGTCAGGCTCGGTGGGCCTGATGCGAAACCGGACTTCTCGCTGCTGGCATGGCTTTGCATGCTGTTTGCGGCCGGCATGGGCATCGGGCTCCTGTTCTGGAGCGTCGGTGAACCGATGACGCACTTCGTCAGCTCCGTCGCGCAGGATGCCGGCAGCCCCGACAGCTGGGCGCCGCTCGGTGGCTTGCCCGGTGATGTCGAAGGCTCTGCCAGACTCGGCCTTGCCGCCACGCTCTACCACTGGGGGCTGCAGGCCTGGGCGATTTATGCGGTCGTGGGGCTGGCGTTGGCGCTCTTTGCCTTCAACAAGGGCCTTCCGCTGGCGATCAGGTCCACCTTTTATCCCATCTTCAAAGAGCGGGTCTGGGGCTGGGTCGGCCATACCATCGACATACTGGCGGTGCTTGCGACCCTCTTTGGGCTCGCGACCTCCCTTGGGCTTGGCGCCGAACAAATCAACGCCGGCCTGTTCTTCCTGTACGGCATTCCGGTGTCCGACACGACGAAGCTCGTGTTGATCACCGTAATCACCGGCATCGCAACCGTCTCTGTCCTGCGCGGGCTGGAAGGCGGCGTCAAGAAAGCCTCCGAAATCAACATGATCATGGCGTTCGCACTGCTGATTGCCGTGTGCGTGTTTGGTCCAACGGGGGCGATCGTGGAGCGAGTCGCGGACTCGGTGGTCAGCTACTTCGCCTATCTACCGGCGCTGTCGCAGCCCTTCGCCCGCGAGGATGCGAACTACGCACAAGGCTGGTCCTCGTTTTACTGGGCCTGGTGGGTGTCCTGGTCGCCTTTCGTGGGGATGTTCATTGCCCGGGTCAGCCGTGGGCGCACGGTGCGCGAATTCATGATCTGCGTGCTCATCGTCCCCTCTGCCGTCTGCATCCTCTGGATGTCGATCTTCTCCGGCGTCGCGTTCGATCAGTACATCAATGACGGCTACCGCGCCGTGGCGGATGCGGCGCTGGAGGTAAAACTCTTCGCCATGTTCGACGTTCTGCCATTCACCCAGGCGATGTCCCTGCTGGGCATCGTTCTGGTGGCGGTCTTCTTCATTACCTCATCGGACAGCGGCTCGCTGGTCATCGACACCATCACCTCCGGCGGCAAGGATGACGGCCCGATTCCTCAGCGCGTGTTCTGGTGCGTTTTCGAAGGCCTCGTCGCCATCGCCCTGCTGCTGGGGGGCGGCCTCAAAGCCTTGCAGTCCATGGTGGTGACCACCGGCTTCCCGTTCTCCTTCGTCCTGCTGCTGATGTGCGTCAGCATCGTCATCGGGCTGAAGAACGAGCTGGCGGTACCACGCCGAACCTGA
- a CDS encoding LysR substrate-binding domain-containing protein codes for MAHRWLPSLSALRAFEAAARHESAKQAAEELNVTATAISHQIRSLEESLGVALFVRKPRQLALTAQGRELQQTLETAFDSIHSTVERLSAGPCRQAITLSTTPAIAVRWLVPWVCLLRDSHPEIDLRFHTSHEPVALDGITADIAIRYGDGRWPGLVAEKLIDNTFVPICSPLLGLRDIADLPRHPLIHFHARGAVAAPIHWASWQKLANVPGLDVSAGLAFSDETHAISAAIGAQGVALMSRELIEDEVRAGRLMQPFGPEMAGKPFHLVYPESRRDDPTVLAVRDWVMAVPGGLCEATVRYRPRRAAPLKDRP; via the coding sequence ATGGCGCATCGCTGGTTACCTTCGCTTTCCGCCCTGCGCGCCTTCGAAGCGGCCGCACGCCATGAGAGCGCCAAGCAGGCCGCCGAGGAGTTGAACGTCACCGCTACGGCCATCAGCCACCAGATTCGCTCGCTGGAAGAATCCCTCGGTGTGGCGCTGTTTGTGCGCAAACCCAGGCAGCTGGCACTCACCGCTCAAGGCCGTGAGCTACAACAGACGCTGGAGACGGCGTTCGACAGCATCCACTCAACCGTCGAACGCCTCAGTGCCGGGCCTTGCCGGCAGGCGATCACGCTCAGCACCACACCGGCCATTGCCGTGCGTTGGCTGGTGCCCTGGGTTTGCCTGCTGCGCGATTCCCATCCCGAGATCGATCTGCGCTTTCATACCTCGCACGAGCCGGTGGCGCTGGATGGGATCACGGCGGATATCGCCATCCGCTACGGCGACGGGCGCTGGCCGGGTCTGGTGGCGGAGAAGCTGATCGACAACACCTTCGTCCCCATCTGCAGCCCGCTTTTGGGCCTGCGCGACATCGCCGACCTGCCCAGGCATCCGCTGATCCACTTTCATGCCCGCGGTGCGGTCGCCGCTCCGATTCACTGGGCGTCGTGGCAGAAACTCGCCAACGTGCCGGGCCTGGATGTCAGTGCCGGGCTGGCCTTCTCCGACGAGACCCACGCCATCTCAGCCGCCATCGGCGCGCAGGGCGTGGCCTTGATGAGCCGCGAGTTGATCGAGGACGAGGTGAGGGCAGGGCGGTTGATGCAGCCATTCGGACCGGAGATGGCGGGCAAGCCGTTCCACCTCGTATACCCGGAGAGCCGCCGGGACGATCCGACGGTGCTGGCGGTGCGCGACTGGGTGATGGCGGTACCCGGCGGGTTGTGCGAGGCGACCGTCCGATACCGGCCGCGCCGGGCCGCGCCCCTTAAGGACCGGCCGTAG
- a CDS encoding FMN-dependent NADH-azoreductase, which yields MTHLLHLDASARPGLAGKDEHGSHSRHITHRFVSQWLARRAQDSVTYRDIGQNPPSFTSHDWIASSFTPEAHREPWMREALAESDLLVDELIAADVLIIGTPLYNFGMPAALKAWIDQIVRPGRTVEVDETRLPDPYVPLLADRPRHVVILTARGGIGFGPGGEMAHMNHLEPNLVTALSFIGISHFHQIAIEGQETGGDVLAVSVAQAQRGVDALVAELQAELDAGSRSSVTQHATGVVQAQVS from the coding sequence ATGACGCACCTTCTGCACCTCGACGCCAGCGCCCGCCCCGGCCTCGCCGGCAAGGACGAGCACGGTTCCCACAGCCGTCATATCACCCACCGCTTCGTCAGCCAGTGGCTGGCCCGCCGCGCCCAGGACAGCGTGACCTACCGGGACATCGGCCAGAACCCGCCCTCGTTCACCAGCCACGACTGGATCGCCTCGTCCTTCACGCCGGAAGCACATCGTGAGCCCTGGATGCGCGAGGCGCTGGCTGAGAGCGATCTGCTGGTCGATGAGTTGATCGCAGCCGATGTGCTGATCATCGGAACGCCGCTGTACAACTTCGGCATGCCGGCCGCCCTCAAGGCCTGGATCGACCAGATCGTGCGCCCTGGCCGGACGGTCGAGGTCGACGAAACCAGGCTGCCTGATCCCTACGTGCCTTTGCTGGCGGACCGGCCTCGGCATGTGGTCATCCTCACCGCCCGCGGCGGTATCGGCTTCGGCCCCGGTGGGGAGATGGCGCACATGAACCACCTCGAGCCGAATCTGGTGACGGCGCTCAGTTTCATCGGCATCAGCCACTTTCATCAGATCGCCATCGAAGGTCAGGAGACCGGAGGTGACGTGCTGGCGGTCTCGGTGGCCCAGGCGCAACGAGGGGTCGATGCGCTGGTGGCAGAGCTTCAGGCGGAACTTGATGCTGGTTCCAGGTCGTCCGTCACCCAACACGCCACTGGCGTCGTTCAGGCACAGGTTTCGTGA